A region from the Salidesulfovibrio onnuriiensis genome encodes:
- the fliS gene encoding flagellar export chaperone FliS: protein MSNPAKAYLTTQVETTTQGELLLMLYEAAIKFLKRAKIEMEKKDYAQKGIYISKAMDVISELADSLNKEKGGKITENLHSLYTFCNFHLAKANLKMDMDKIDEVIKIIDGIRSAYAQIVPQVEKGISPDAAKQAAAPAPGPTPAQAQQPIQQAPMPPKADPAPAAQPAQAESQSTPEPKAAAARPKPAAPKPQPGAPEPTKAAPKPMVNPTRLRATNAYSNSR, encoded by the coding sequence ATGTCCAATCCGGCAAAGGCATACCTCACCACGCAGGTGGAAACCACGACCCAGGGTGAGCTGCTGCTTATGCTCTATGAAGCGGCCATCAAGTTCCTGAAGCGGGCCAAGATCGAAATGGAGAAAAAGGACTACGCCCAGAAGGGTATCTACATCTCCAAGGCCATGGACGTGATCAGCGAACTGGCCGACAGCCTGAACAAGGAAAAGGGCGGCAAGATCACCGAGAACCTCCACAGCCTGTATACGTTCTGCAATTTCCACCTGGCCAAGGCGAACCTCAAGATGGACATGGACAAGATCGACGAGGTCATCAAGATCATCGACGGAATCCGCTCGGCCTACGCCCAGATCGTGCCCCAGGTGGAAAAGGGCATTTCGCCCGATGCGGCCAAACAGGCGGCCGCCCCGGCTCCCGGCCCAACACCGGCCCAGGCGCAACAGCCGATTCAGCAGGCCCCCATGCCGCCCAAGGCCGACCCGGCTCCGGCGGCACAACCGGCCCAGGCCGAAAGTCAATCCACCCCGGAACCAAAGGCGGCCGCTGCCAGACCCAAGCCCGCAGCGCCCAAGCCCCAGCCGGGAGCACCGGAACCGACCAAGGCGGCACCCAAGCCAATGGTCAATCCCACAAGGCTCCGGGCCACCAACGCCTACAGCAACAGCCGTTAA
- a CDS encoding glycosyltransferase family 4 protein, producing MDRPLGAGFLLARFGIRIYNAPWLCHFSRMSMKSIRVLHIVKRLGLGGTEKVMQQFVTHLDTGRFEPTVFAFADGERGPQLRQAGIATHIGADLPAVLDRVRPQVVHVHRAGWPEPELLRPLRRAGVPVVVETNVFGRHDPSPLCAVIDKHLFVSRFCLDRFHQTTGIERDTAAYDFLYNPVDTDFFSATARQDHDFSLPAAGRISRPDPGKWSGLALEFLPMVVREIPDFRYHVIGGIPEAEAYVRDNNLEKNVLFHNTVTTDAEICDFLDQVSLLAHANDTGESFGLVIAEAMACGLPVITHPAEGLRDNAQLELVDHGVTGLVARNAEEYAQAVIWLLAHPEQAREMGRAGRAKAAEHYRSQTVTRQLENIYVELLRRKGIES from the coding sequence ATGGACCGGCCCCTCGGGGCCGGTTTTCTTTTGGCCCGGTTCGGCATCCGCATTTACAACGCCCCGTGGTTATGTCACTTTTCCCGCATGTCCATGAAATCCATCCGCGTCCTGCACATCGTCAAACGCCTGGGCCTCGGCGGCACGGAAAAGGTCATGCAGCAATTCGTGACCCATCTGGACACGGGCCGTTTTGAACCGACCGTCTTCGCCTTTGCCGATGGCGAGCGCGGCCCCCAACTCCGCCAAGCGGGCATCGCCACCCATATCGGCGCGGACCTGCCCGCCGTGCTGGACCGTGTGCGGCCCCAAGTGGTCCACGTGCACCGGGCTGGATGGCCCGAGCCCGAGCTGCTCCGCCCACTGAGGCGAGCGGGCGTGCCCGTGGTGGTGGAAACCAACGTCTTCGGCAGGCATGACCCGAGCCCCCTGTGCGCGGTCATCGACAAGCACCTGTTCGTTTCCCGCTTCTGTCTGGACCGCTTCCACCAGACCACCGGAATCGAACGCGACACCGCCGCCTACGACTTTCTCTACAACCCCGTGGACACGGACTTTTTTTCAGCAACAGCCCGTCAGGACCACGATTTTTCCCTCCCCGCCGCCGGGCGCATCTCCCGGCCCGACCCCGGCAAATGGTCCGGCCTGGCCCTGGAATTCCTACCCATGGTGGTGCGGGAAATCCCGGACTTTCGCTACCACGTCATCGGCGGCATCCCCGAGGCCGAAGCCTACGTACGCGATAACAACCTGGAGAAGAATGTCCTTTTCCACAATACCGTGACCACGGACGCGGAAATCTGCGACTTTCTCGACCAGGTGTCCCTGCTGGCCCACGCCAACGACACCGGCGAGTCCTTCGGCCTGGTTATTGCCGAGGCCATGGCCTGCGGCCTGCCGGTCATCACCCACCCGGCCGAGGGGCTGCGCGACAACGCCCAGCTCGAACTGGTGGACCACGGCGTCACCGGGTTGGTGGCCCGCAACGCCGAGGAGTATGCCCAGGCCGTGATCTGGCTGCTGGCCCACCCGGAACAGGCCCGGGAAATGGGCCGTGCGGGACGAGCCAAGGCAGCCGAACACTACCGCAGCCAGACCGTGACCCGGCAACTGGAAAACATTTACGTGGAACTGCTGCGACGCAAGGGGATCGAGTCATGA
- a CDS encoding OmpA family protein, whose product MQRLLLFIIILSLGACAYVEPSITEPSTIYKDAKLHKSEVVMTAQPRSRQYQPLTALCMPFFIQEPVTDHIALGRELGGIFYRTWRYKQMFPIFEYASDSQFRGLGSALSLARAKGADLLIVGIIPHLYAGSTVDDTDITIQIRIYETRNNMLLFSMAQAGRVEFRDDKDLILLKVKDRMPSSPLYQLTRSIAHDMAVPVQSWLPSPGTPYQFADDRAGIVNAMTAPVQPAGNTADTAAGQQTGPQGDSGMDGAQGQQTDVTAIERDLKSPEAPGVNLDIHFDVDKATIRPSSYPLIDELGRALQSPDLKGRKVIIGGHTDSDANDRYNLDLSKRRAEAVKQYLTSKFQIDPALLTTVGYGESRPLAKNDNAANKQMNRRVEVRLAE is encoded by the coding sequence ATGCAACGACTGCTGCTTTTCATCATTATCCTCTCCCTGGGCGCCTGCGCCTATGTGGAGCCGTCCATCACTGAACCGTCCACCATTTACAAGGACGCCAAGCTGCACAAGTCGGAAGTGGTCATGACGGCCCAGCCGCGCAGCAGGCAGTACCAGCCCCTCACGGCCCTGTGCATGCCCTTCTTCATCCAGGAGCCGGTCACCGACCATATAGCGCTGGGGCGGGAACTGGGGGGGATCTTCTACCGGACCTGGCGGTATAAGCAGATGTTCCCCATCTTCGAATACGCGTCCGACTCACAGTTCCGGGGACTCGGCAGCGCCCTTTCCCTGGCCCGCGCCAAGGGGGCGGACCTGCTCATCGTGGGCATCATCCCACACCTGTATGCGGGCTCCACCGTGGACGACACGGACATCACCATCCAGATACGGATCTATGAAACCCGCAACAACATGCTGCTGTTCAGCATGGCCCAGGCCGGGCGCGTGGAATTCAGGGACGACAAGGACCTCATCCTGCTCAAGGTCAAGGACCGCATGCCCTCCAGCCCGCTTTACCAGCTGACCCGGTCCATAGCCCACGACATGGCCGTGCCCGTGCAGTCCTGGCTGCCCAGCCCGGGCACACCCTACCAGTTCGCCGACGACAGGGCCGGCATCGTCAATGCCATGACAGCCCCGGTCCAACCCGCCGGCAACACTGCCGACACGGCCGCCGGGCAGCAAACCGGGCCCCAGGGCGATTCCGGCATGGACGGCGCACAGGGCCAGCAGACCGACGTGACCGCCATCGAGCGCGACCTGAAGTCCCCCGAAGCGCCGGGCGTGAACCTGGACATCCACTTCGACGTAGACAAGGCCACCATCCGCCCCTCGTCCTATCCCCTGATCGACGAATTGGGCCGGGCGCTGCAAAGCCCGGATCTCAAGGGCCGGAAGGTCATCATCGGCGGGCACACCGACTCGGACGCGAATGACCGCTACAACCTGGACCTGTCCAAGCGCCGGGCCGAGGCGGTCAAGCAGTACCTGACCAGCAAATTCCAGATCGATCCGGCCCTGCT
- the fliD gene encoding flagellar filament capping protein FliD — protein MASDLISGQISFAGLGSGTDFSALIEGLINIEKRRITSLQTWKQTWEDKVTEFKDLNSKMLNLRTTLQKMDTVNEFLAKTVSSSNTSVLTATASGDSASSTHSVEVHSLATNEVFITTSGTSSLSSSVTSANTNLTFSYAGTTYTLSNISAGTTMQELVNRINSDTATKSHIEASYLYDGTTYHLQLTGKDMGADNQIVISNTGSLIFGVSDFTETQNATNAQLRVNGFPSAAGGYIERSTNTITDIIEGVTLNLQSASPGTSVTVKVATDTTAVKENIRSFVDSVNEIRKKILDITNVDTSTDDVKGSILTGNYGIQMIQQDLNDLLASKGLAFEYYDSDTGAGDYYTSLGQIGIYTDTDKGSETFGQLLILEDTTDPDLKFKTLDYALANHPDDVAYLFSAKLDGESASSDLTFVDVIEGMTSAGVHEVSIITSNTGISSATINGEPVSISADGLTITGSYGTAAAGLSVKLSNFQANTTINGEINVKNGKVNELIDELGDLTKEYNAFTKDGGPLNVLVHNYGDIMDSIDDKIAFETARIATKEQRLKLKFSRLDTVLQKYAGIQTSLNSQLAQLNQ, from the coding sequence ATGGCTAGCGATCTCATTTCAGGGCAAATATCCTTCGCCGGGCTCGGAAGCGGCACGGACTTCAGCGCGTTGATCGAAGGCTTGATCAACATCGAGAAGCGGCGCATCACTTCGCTTCAGACCTGGAAGCAGACCTGGGAAGACAAGGTCACGGAATTCAAGGACCTGAACAGCAAGATGCTCAACTTGCGCACCACGCTCCAGAAGATGGACACGGTCAACGAATTCCTGGCCAAGACGGTCTCCAGTTCCAACACGTCCGTCCTGACAGCGACGGCCAGCGGCGATTCCGCATCCAGCACCCACTCCGTCGAGGTGCACAGCCTGGCCACCAACGAGGTGTTCATCACCACCTCGGGCACCAGTTCCCTGTCTTCGTCGGTGACCTCCGCAAATACGAACCTGACCTTTTCCTACGCGGGCACCACGTACACGCTGAGCAACATTTCCGCAGGGACAACCATGCAGGAGCTGGTCAACCGGATCAATTCCGACACTGCAACCAAGAGCCACATCGAGGCCTCCTACCTCTATGACGGCACCACCTACCATCTCCAGCTGACCGGCAAGGACATGGGGGCGGACAACCAGATCGTCATTTCCAACACGGGTTCCCTCATCTTCGGCGTGTCCGACTTCACCGAAACCCAGAACGCCACCAACGCCCAACTCAGGGTCAACGGATTCCCGTCCGCGGCGGGCGGCTACATCGAGCGCTCCACCAACACCATCACGGACATCATCGAGGGCGTGACCCTCAACCTGCAGAGCGCAAGCCCGGGAACCAGCGTCACCGTCAAGGTCGCCACGGACACCACCGCCGTAAAGGAAAACATCCGGAGCTTCGTGGACAGCGTCAACGAAATCCGCAAGAAGATCCTGGACATAACCAACGTGGACACTTCCACGGACGACGTCAAGGGCTCGATCCTCACCGGCAACTACGGCATCCAGATGATCCAGCAGGACCTCAACGACCTTCTGGCCAGCAAGGGACTTGCCTTCGAGTACTACGACAGCGACACTGGCGCGGGCGACTACTACACCTCGCTCGGGCAGATCGGCATCTACACGGATACGGACAAGGGTTCGGAAACGTTCGGCCAACTGCTGATCCTGGAGGACACCACCGACCCCGACCTGAAGTTCAAGACGCTGGACTACGCCCTGGCAAACCACCCGGACGATGTTGCCTACCTGTTCTCGGCCAAGCTGGATGGGGAAAGCGCCTCCTCGGACCTGACCTTCGTGGACGTCATCGAAGGCATGACCTCGGCCGGGGTGCACGAGGTCAGCATCATTACCAGCAACACCGGCATTTCCTCGGCCACCATCAACGGCGAGCCCGTCAGCATCTCCGCGGACGGACTGACCATTACGGGCAGCTACGGAACGGCCGCCGCGGGTCTTTCGGTCAAGCTGTCCAATTTCCAGGCCAATACCACCATCAACGGCGAAATCAACGTCAAGAACGGCAAGGTCAATGAACTCATCGACGAATTGGGCGACCTGACCAAGGAATACAACGCCTTCACCAAGGACGGCGGCCCGCTCAACGTCTTGGTGCACAACTATGGCGACATCATGGACAGCATCGATGACAAGATAGCCTTTGAGACCGCGCGGATCGCCACCAAGGAACAGCGGCTCAAACTCAAATTTTCCAGGCTGGATACCGTGCTGCAGAAGTACGCGGGCATCCAGACGTCACTCAACAGCCAACTGGCGCAGTTGAACCAGTAA
- a CDS encoding YIP1 family protein — MLITCPECKFSREINETKIPEKSVIATCPKCKAKFKFRELPGEEDTFSLETAPEKETLPEPPASAEPETDRFPSLHDPAEDPGDELWNKIGGMSPPEGDKHSPAPEREQEAAPFAALETEEPERPVVEVPFERLDQYGFFPGIFATIKRVLFAPHLFFSVMPLGRGLIRPLIFALLILVLHDVLQAVFTQAGLLSPAGLGGEVLTQEEFATFNPFMIIPISPLIWTLGLFLSAGLHHLLLMALKASGGKFEATFRAAAYATAPIILMYIPLPFEMAANVQAGIVFIWNMTITVIGWKCLHRTSLLRAGLAAAIPLLVVGAAYLSSMYGSAPMV; from the coding sequence ATGCTGATAACCTGTCCGGAGTGCAAATTTTCCCGCGAGATCAACGAAACAAAAATCCCGGAGAAATCCGTGATTGCCACCTGCCCCAAGTGCAAGGCCAAATTCAAGTTCCGGGAATTGCCCGGGGAAGAGGATACCTTTTCCCTGGAAACCGCTCCTGAAAAGGAAACACTTCCGGAGCCTCCGGCTTCCGCCGAACCGGAAACCGACCGGTTCCCCTCCCTGCACGACCCGGCCGAAGACCCGGGCGACGAGCTCTGGAACAAGATCGGCGGCATGTCCCCGCCCGAGGGAGACAAACACTCGCCCGCTCCCGAGCGGGAGCAGGAGGCTGCGCCCTTTGCGGCGCTGGAAACCGAGGAACCGGAACGGCCCGTGGTCGAGGTTCCCTTCGAGCGCCTGGACCAGTACGGATTTTTCCCGGGCATCTTCGCCACCATCAAGCGCGTGCTGTTTGCGCCGCACCTCTTTTTCAGCGTCATGCCCCTGGGACGGGGACTTATTCGCCCCCTGATCTTCGCCCTGCTCATCCTGGTGCTCCACGACGTGCTGCAGGCGGTCTTCACCCAGGCCGGGCTGCTTTCCCCCGCGGGACTGGGCGGCGAGGTGCTCACCCAGGAGGAATTCGCCACCTTCAACCCGTTCATGATCATCCCCATCTCCCCGCTGATCTGGACACTGGGGCTGTTCCTCTCCGCCGGGTTGCACCACCTGCTGCTCATGGCCCTCAAGGCTTCGGGCGGCAAGTTCGAGGCCACGTTCCGGGCAGCGGCCTACGCCACCGCGCCCATCATCCTCATGTACATTCCCCTGCCGTTCGAAATGGCGGCAAACGTGCAGGCCGGCATCGTCTTCATTTGGAACATGACCATAACCGTGATAGGATGGAAGTGCCTGCACAGGACCTCTCTCCTGCGTGCGGGCCTGGCGGCGGCAATCCCCCTGCTCGTGGTGGGGGCGGCCTACCTGTCGTCCATGTACGGCAGCGCGCCGATGGTCTAG
- a CDS encoding glycosyl transferase family 2, whose translation MTGHIKAYTGQVLSFRLGAEANEPAIPALPPADVGKHVRRCLRILEQSRAETLVLFGLGEGGMLNALAQAVPSTIRLIACELTPSRARQMLPGLDARWEILADTSPWAHLCLLGLENVSAANAGLMLNPELPAGPKRTALQALQRQFSQMRPHAVTREAAQRISLSAGAILSPHEPDLAAFFSQFPAWLQELCIVWDSETVPEMNFTCACPVRQAAHPLDDFASQRNRMKRLCTGEWLLYLDGDELLVPRDWEALPALIRNGESDSFYFTRQTLYPDVAHAKVGFGLWPDLQQRLFRNEAQVRFERPIHEKLAGLNGPAAIVLDLPILHYSRLRKSPQQIREKLARFDEAAAQDSLHRLSKDYPSLDRRALHPHESGNMIMTLRLPGAAS comes from the coding sequence ATGACCGGACACATCAAGGCCTATACCGGGCAAGTGCTTTCGTTCCGGCTGGGAGCTGAGGCAAACGAACCGGCCATACCCGCGCTCCCCCCCGCAGACGTGGGAAAACACGTCCGACGCTGCCTGCGCATCCTGGAACAAAGCAGGGCTGAAACCCTGGTCCTCTTCGGTTTGGGAGAGGGCGGCATGCTGAACGCCCTGGCGCAGGCAGTCCCCTCGACGATCCGCCTGATTGCCTGCGAGCTCACCCCGTCCCGCGCCCGGCAAATGCTGCCAGGCCTGGACGCCCGCTGGGAAATCCTGGCCGACACCTCGCCCTGGGCCCACCTCTGCCTCCTGGGGCTGGAAAACGTCAGCGCCGCCAACGCAGGGCTCATGCTCAACCCGGAACTGCCCGCCGGACCGAAACGCACGGCACTCCAGGCCCTGCAACGCCAGTTCAGCCAGATGCGCCCCCATGCCGTCACCCGCGAGGCCGCACAGCGCATCTCCCTTTCCGCAGGGGCAATCCTCAGCCCCCACGAACCGGATCTGGCTGCCTTTTTCTCCCAGTTCCCGGCCTGGCTGCAGGAGTTGTGCATTGTCTGGGATTCGGAGACCGTCCCGGAAATGAATTTCACCTGCGCCTGCCCGGTGCGCCAGGCGGCCCATCCCCTGGACGACTTCGCTTCCCAGCGAAACCGCATGAAGCGGCTGTGCACCGGCGAATGGCTGCTCTATCTGGATGGAGATGAACTGCTCGTTCCCCGGGACTGGGAGGCCCTGCCCGCCCTGATCCGGAACGGCGAATCCGACTCCTTCTACTTCACGCGCCAGACCCTGTACCCGGACGTGGCGCACGCCAAGGTGGGCTTCGGCCTGTGGCCCGACCTCCAGCAACGCCTGTTCCGCAACGAGGCGCAGGTGCGTTTCGAGCGCCCGATCCACGAAAAACTGGCCGGGCTGAACGGCCCCGCCGCCATTGTTCTGGACCTGCCCATCCTGCATTACAGCCGCCTCAGGAAATCGCCGCAGCAGATCCGGGAAAAACTGGCCCGTTTTGACGAGGCCGCCGCGCAAGACTCCCTGCACCGCCTCAGCAAGGACTACCCGTCCCTGGACCGCAGAGCCCTGCACCCCCATGAATCCGGGAACATGATCATGACCCTGCGGCTGCCCGGCGCAGCCTCCTGA